A region from the Excalfactoria chinensis isolate bCotChi1 chromosome 11, bCotChi1.hap2, whole genome shotgun sequence genome encodes:
- the LOC140257330 gene encoding metallothionein encodes MDPQDCTCAAGDSCSCAGSCKCKNCRCRSCRKSCCSCCPAGCNNCAKGCVCKEPASSKCSCCH; translated from the exons ATGGACCCTCAGGACTGCACTTGTGCTGCTG GTGACTCCTGCTCCTGCGCTGGGTCGTGCAAGTGCAAGAACTGCCGCTGCCGGAGCTGCCGCAAGA gctgctgctcctgctgccccgCCGGCTGCAACAACTGTGCCAAGGGCTGTGTCTGCAAGGAGCCAGCCAGCAGCaagtgcagctgctgccacTGA
- the LOC140257338 gene encoding metallothionein-1, giving the protein MDSQDCPCATGGTCTCGDNCKCKNCKCTSCKKGCCSCCPAGCAKCAQGCVCKGPPSAKCSCCK; this is encoded by the exons ATGGACTCCCAGGACTGCCCTTGCGCCACCG GCGGCACCTGCACGTGCGGGGACAACTGCAAGTGTAAAAACTGCAAATGCACGTCGTGCAAAAAAG gctgctgctcctgctgccctgcaggatgTGCCAAGTGTGCACAGGGCTGCGTCTGCAAAGGACCCCCATCTGCCaagtgcagctgctgcaagTAG